Below is a window of Plasmodium gaboni strain SY75 chromosome 6, whole genome shotgun sequence DNA.
atatttttatttatttattatatttttatggttaattaagaaaatataaaaaattggAAAAGTAAAATGTTAATTTTACATAACAAATGaggaaaaaattaaaaaaaaaaaaaaaaaaagaaaatacaaaaaaatgatatgcatatatatatagatatataaagtgatgcaaatgttatatatttttttataacgtttgataaaaaaaatttaaacaaaattttgggtcaaagaagaaaaaaattttaaattataaataaatagataaacatatacatatatataaatataaatatatatatatatatatatattaggTGTATATATCCTTTTATGGTAAATTTCCATTTATATATggaataatatattttgttcatcCTTTTAAAGTGCCATTTgttgtaatatttttccttGTATTActtaaaatttaattttaaattaatttttggctggaatttaaaaaatggGACATGTGCTCCTTGCTGCTGTACTTCTGGGGTATCCCTATCATTGAGTAAGCCAAATACAAATGTTAACAATCCTAGATCATATACAAAATAGCTTTGTAAATTTCCAAGTCCACTTTTTCTTATAAGTGATGTTAAGGTTAAGTTCATATTAATTGATGGGAATATAgatgttttattttttttatgattaATTTGTTGATTTTCTTCTTGtttgaaatttttttttttttcaaatatttttttaaaagggcttttatttaattcataataattatttaatgtaTGATCTAATTTATCTTCGAATTGATAAATAAATTGATTGattgtattattaaaatgtgGATCATTATAAAATTGTTTATGTATTAATGTTTGTATATCTTGTTTTATTTGACTATTTAAAGatgtttttaaaatatctaattgattatattgattatctattaattctttatcatttttaatataatatttatttaatatgaTATCTTTACctttttctatatatttcttttctaataataataattgttttaatatttgtCTACGTATAGACATATGAAATCtactttttaatttttcaaaaattatttgtttaaatTTCGTACCACTTTGTTCGAAtgttaataaattaaataaaagtagagaattatttataagttcattagataaaatattatatttatttatgatTTTTCCCATGgtgatatttttttcatatatataaaaatatttatcaaaataatttaatgttttaatatatgattCTTCTATAACATATGTGTTATATACACATGTTTTATTAAACTCTGAAAAGTTTTTAAATGTATTCATATCTTTAAGTGCATGTTCTATATTATCTATTAATGTAATACATTCACTTGAATTATTAGATTGTAATAAAGATagatttattttattttcattcataaaatgaaaatttatattattatatcttaattttatttcttctataaaattattattatatgtataattatttttattctctTTCTCGttattaagaaaaataaaatatacattatttatctttttacctaatatatctttattattcGAATAATGAGtctcattttttttatttttatttttatttttttcctcttcttctttttctattttgtgatttaattcattcaaaaataattcaatTTTAACAGgtaatttatattttaaattattagattttttattttttccatcaataattttattacttttatttgAAACATCAGTTACACATTGTATGTCTTCATTTGATAAGGGGATTATAACAGTATTTGttgtttttaatattaattcGATTAGCTTgtcataattatatatcGTATCATTATTCTTCTCAATAAATTCTTTGTTTTCTAATAAATCGATATCAAGGATCATATTTAAATTCTGATCTTTATCCTTTCCAAACCATATGCCTAATCTTTGATTATATCCTAAATTAACTAGTTGATCCTTTTCTGATGTGAtattgaatattttttctagaacttttcttttcttatAACCACAAGCTCCATAGAAGGAAAAAACAAACTTTTtcttattaaatatatcattgatattattattactattattattactattattattactattattattattattatttatctTGTTATTAAATGTTCTTTTCTTTAGAGCCAGTAATTTGTTCCGGTATTCCTTATCGGCTAACAAATTTATGTATTCATACTGCTCGCTTATTTTCTTCTCATCtgatttttttatacatataaaagccaaaagaaaaaagaaaaaataaaaaggtATCATTTCAAGGATTTAATTTATGCAAACCTTCTTCATTTAGTcaccaaaaaaaaaaaataaataaaaaataaaaaaaaaaatttattaaatattgaacaagtcaaatatatataaatgaataaataaatgattaTGTAAATggaaaattattaaatacaatatgataatattaaagaaaaaaaaaaaaaaaaaaaaaaaaaaaaaaaaaaaaaaaaatatttaataatttattatttattaatattattaatataattatttataaatatatatttatttatatggttatttttttttttttaatttNNNNNNNNNNNNNNNNNNNNNNNNNNNNNNNNNNNNNNNNNNNNNNNNNNNNNNNNNNNNNNNNNNNNNNNNNNNNNNNNNNNNNNNNNNNNNNNNNNNNNNNNNNNNNNNNNNNNNNNNNNNNNNNNNNNNNNNNNNNNNNNNNNNNNNNNNNNNNNNNNNNNNNNNNNNNNNNNNNNNNNNNNNNNNNNNNNNNNNNNNNNNNNNNNNNNNNNNNNNNNNNNNNNNNNNNNNNNNNNNNNNNNNNNNNNNNNNNNNNNNNNNNNNNNNNNNNNNNNNNNNNNNNNNNNNNNNNNNNNNTTTGtctttaaatttttttaaaattttttttttaaaaattttttttttttaaagtaaatttttttataaaaaatatttatttttttttttttattttttttttttttttttttatttttttttttttttattttttaattttttttttttccctaATCCaaaaactttttttttataaaaactattttttttttttcaaaaaaaaaaaaaaaaaaaaaaaaaaaaaaaaaaaaaaaaaacatatatatatatatatatataattaagGTGGATGGTGATGAATTTTtagaagaaatatttatatatggggtcattataatttttacGATATTTCCATAGGTGTACTacaaatatgtatatatatatatatatatatatatttacacaTGATAAGGTTCAGAtgatatacatatatatattacttattattttatattttttgtatttactttctcatataatattataataataactTCCTTTCACTTTTTTCATGAAATCATTTTGTTgtaattaattttttttttttttttttttctccttttaaagcattttatatatttctaaGATGAAACAATAAGAtaaaccaaaaaaaaaaaaatatatatatatatatatatatataagtgtatatataaattatttgctatttttttttttttttttttgttgttccttataattatatatattcatattaaataaggccattaatataataggaaactataatatgaaaaagaaaattaataaaataaaaaaaaagaaaacaaatagtaattatttcattttttttttttttttgttcaaTGAACGGTTATAAGCTTCCTTGATGACCTCACGTAattaataagaatatatatttaagtAACATCcttcttttaaaaatgttatataatgatTCCATTGAATTTTATAAGTTTGAATAAGAACAACTTATTTACGTATCcttatttattatataaccTGATCAGGTTTTAAATATGAACTCTATATTATAAGATCCCAatttacaatatatatatatatatatatacatatatatatacatatatttatgtatataacATTTTGTAATTTGTTCGTGTCTCTAGagaaatttttatatttaatggagacaatatgaaaaaaaatatatatatatatatatatatatatatatctttttaatacatataagagcattttttttttttttttttatttcctctcacgtttattttatttttttatgataaatgaaaaagacATTTCCAATGAattccatatatatatataaaatgttcatgataaatatattatatatatatatatatttatatatgtgtataattttttcttttttcttaaa
It encodes the following:
- a CDS encoding hypothetical protein (conserved Plasmodium protein, unknown function), whose protein sequence is MIPFYFFFFLLAFICIKKSDEKKISEQYEYINLLADKEYRNKLLALKKRTFNNKINNNNNNSNNNSNNNSNNNINDIFNKKKFVFSFYGACGYKKRKVLEKIFNITSEKDQLVNLGYNQRLGIWFGKDKDQNLNMILDIDLLENKEFIEKNNDTIYNYDKLIELILKTTNTVIIPLSNEDIQCVTDVSNKSNKIIDGKNKKSNNLKYKLPVKIELFLNELNHKIEKEEEEKNKNKNKKNETHYSNNKDILGKKINNVYFIFLNNEKENKNNYTYNNNFIEEIKLRYNNINFHFMNENKINLSLLQSNNSSECITLIDNIEHALKDMNTFKNFSEFNKTCVYNTYVIEESYIKTLNYFDKYFYIYEKNITMGKIINKYNILSNELINNSLLLFNLLTFEQSGTKFKQIIFEKLKSRFHMSIRRQILKQLLLLEKKYIEKGKDIILNKYYIKNDKELIDNQYNQLDILKTSLNSQIKQDIQTLIHKQFYNDPHFNNTINQFIYQFEDKLDHTLNNYYELNKSPFKKIFEKKKNFKQEENQQINHKKNKTSIFPSINMNLTLTSLIRKSGLGNLQSYFVYDLGLLTFVFGLLNDRDTPEVQQQGAHVPFFKFQPKINLKLNFK